One Pasteurella dagmatis DNA segment encodes these proteins:
- the atpF gene encoding F0F1 ATP synthase subunit B has protein sequence MNLNATLIGQLIAFAIFVAFCMKFVWPPIIKAIEERQRSIANALASAEAAKKEQADTKALVEQEITEAKMQAQQIIDLANKRRNEILEEVKAEAEATRSKIIEQGYAEVEAERKRVQEELRTKVALLAIAGAEKIVGRTVDEAANNDIIDKLVAEL, from the coding sequence GTGAATTTAAATGCAACACTAATTGGTCAACTTATCGCATTCGCAATTTTCGTTGCGTTTTGCATGAAATTTGTTTGGCCACCAATTATTAAAGCAATTGAAGAACGCCAGCGTTCAATTGCTAATGCGCTTGCATCAGCTGAAGCTGCTAAAAAAGAACAAGCTGATACTAAAGCATTAGTGGAACAAGAAATCACTGAAGCTAAAATGCAAGCTCAGCAAATTATTGATTTAGCAAATAAACGCCGCAATGAAATTCTAGAAGAAGTGAAAGCGGAAGCAGAAGCAACAAGAAGTAAAATTATTGAACAAGGGTATGCTGAAGTAGAAGCAGAACGTAAACGTGTTCAAGAAGAATTACGAACTAAAGTTGCATTACTTGCTATTGCTGGTGCTGAAAAAATTGTGGGTCGTACAGTTGATGAAGCGGCAAACAATGACATTATTGATAAATTAGTTGCAGAACTATAA
- the atpH gene encoding F0F1 ATP synthase subunit delta has product MSELTTIARPYAKAAFDFAVEQSAVDKWAEMLGFSSEVIKDETVQAFLKSSLSANKLADTIIAICGDQLDQYGQNLIRLMAENKRLTVLPAVYQEFQHYVEEHRKTAEVQVISAQPLNAQQEEKIAVAMEKRLARKVKLNCSLDSSLIAGVIIRTDDFVIDGSSRGQLARLANELQL; this is encoded by the coding sequence ATGTCAGAATTAACTACAATAGCTCGCCCTTATGCCAAAGCAGCTTTTGATTTTGCAGTAGAGCAAAGTGCGGTAGATAAATGGGCAGAAATGTTAGGTTTCTCATCTGAAGTTATAAAAGATGAAACTGTACAAGCCTTTCTAAAGAGTTCATTATCTGCAAATAAACTTGCTGATACAATTATCGCAATTTGTGGCGACCAACTTGATCAATATGGGCAAAATCTTATTCGGTTAATGGCTGAAAATAAGCGTTTAACTGTACTTCCAGCAGTTTATCAAGAATTTCAACATTATGTTGAAGAACATAGAAAAACAGCAGAAGTTCAAGTCATATCCGCACAACCATTGAATGCACAGCAAGAAGAAAAAATTGCAGTAGCAATGGAGAAAAGATTAGCTCGTAAAGTTAAATTAAATTGTAGCTTAGATAGCTCACTTATTGCAGGAGTTATTATTCGTACAGATGATTTTGTTATCGATGGAAGTAGTCGTGGGCAACTTGCTCGTCTAGCAAATGAGCTGCAATTATAA
- the atpA gene encoding F0F1 ATP synthase subunit alpha: protein MQLNSTEISELIKKRIAQFDVVNEARNTGTIVSVSDGIIRIHGLSDVMQGEMIALPGNRYAMALNLERDSVGAVVMGPYADLAEGMEVQCTGRILEVPVGRGLLGRVVNTLGQPIDGKGEIVNDGFSPVEVIAPGVIDRKSVDQPVQTGYKAVDSMVPIGRGQRELIIGDRQTGKTALAIDAIINQRDSGIKCIYVAIGQKASTIANVVRKLEEHGALQNTIVVVASASESAALQYLAPYSGCAMGEYFRDRGEDALIVYDDLSKQAVAYRQISLLLRRPPGREAFPGDVFYLHSRLLERASRVNEDYVERFTKGEVKGKTGSLTALPIIETQAGDVSAFVPTNVISITDGQIFLESNLFNSGIRPAVNPGISVSRVGGSAQTKVVKKLAGGIRTALAQYRELAAFAQFASDLDDATRKQLSHGQKVTELLKQKQYSPLSVAQQALVLFAVEFGYLDEVELDRIGSFESALLEYANHNYADFMRELTQSGNYNDEIKDSLKGILDSFKANSAW from the coding sequence ATGCAACTAAATTCTACAGAAATTAGTGAATTGATTAAAAAACGCATTGCCCAATTTGATGTAGTGAATGAAGCTCGTAATACAGGGACAATCGTTTCTGTAAGCGACGGTATTATCCGTATTCATGGTTTAAGTGATGTAATGCAAGGTGAAATGATTGCATTACCAGGTAATCGTTACGCTATGGCACTTAACTTAGAAAGAGATTCTGTGGGTGCTGTGGTGATGGGTCCTTATGCAGATCTTGCAGAAGGAATGGAAGTTCAATGTACTGGTCGTATTCTTGAAGTACCAGTTGGTCGTGGTTTATTAGGTCGTGTTGTTAATACACTTGGTCAACCAATAGATGGTAAAGGCGAAATCGTAAATGACGGTTTCTCACCCGTTGAAGTTATCGCCCCAGGCGTTATCGATCGTAAATCAGTTGATCAACCAGTTCAAACGGGTTATAAAGCGGTTGACTCAATGGTTCCAATCGGTCGTGGTCAACGTGAGTTGATTATAGGTGACCGTCAAACAGGTAAAACAGCATTAGCAATCGACGCAATCATAAATCAACGTGATTCAGGTATTAAATGTATCTATGTTGCAATCGGTCAAAAAGCATCAACAATTGCAAACGTAGTGCGTAAATTAGAAGAGCATGGTGCCTTACAAAATACTATTGTTGTTGTTGCTTCAGCATCTGAATCAGCAGCATTACAATATCTTGCACCATATTCTGGCTGTGCAATGGGTGAATATTTCCGTGATCGCGGTGAAGATGCGTTAATTGTTTATGATGATTTATCAAAACAAGCAGTGGCATACCGTCAAATTTCATTATTATTACGTCGTCCACCAGGTCGTGAAGCATTCCCAGGGGATGTATTCTACCTACACTCTCGTTTACTTGAGCGTGCATCACGTGTAAATGAAGATTATGTTGAGCGTTTCACTAAAGGTGAAGTGAAAGGAAAGACTGGTTCTTTAACTGCACTTCCAATTATTGAAACTCAAGCAGGTGACGTTTCTGCATTCGTTCCAACAAACGTAATTTCGATTACCGATGGTCAGATCTTCTTAGAATCTAACTTATTTAACTCTGGTATTCGTCCAGCAGTGAACCCAGGTATTTCAGTATCTCGTGTTGGTGGTTCTGCACAAACTAAAGTTGTTAAAAAATTAGCGGGTGGTATTCGTACTGCTCTTGCTCAATATCGTGAATTAGCAGCATTTGCTCAATTTGCTTCAGATCTTGATGATGCAACACGCAAACAATTATCTCATGGTCAAAAAGTAACTGAGTTATTGAAACAAAAACAATATTCTCCATTATCAGTAGCACAACAAGCGTTAGTGTTATTTGCGGTAGAATTCGGTTATTTAGATGAAGTGGAATTAGATCGTATTGGTTCATTTGAATCAGCACTTTTAGAGTATGCTAACCATAACTATGCTGACTTTATGCGTGAGTTAACCCAATCTGGCAACTACAATGATGAAATTAAAGATTCATTGAAAGGCATTTTGGATAGCTTCAAAGCAAACAGTGCGTGGTAA
- the atpG gene encoding F0F1 ATP synthase subunit gamma encodes MAGAKEIRTKIASVKSTQKITKAMEMVAASKMRKTQERMSSSRPYSETIRNVISHVSKATIGYKHPFLVDREIKNVGIIVVSTDRGLCGGLNVNLFKTVLNEMKGWKEKHVSVQLSLIGSKSINFFQSMGVKILTQDSGIGDAPSVEQLIGSVNSMIDAYKKGDVDVVYLVYNKFINTMSQKPVLEKLIPLPELDNDELGERKQVWDYIYEPDAKVLLDNLLIRYVESQVYQAAVENLASEQAARMVAMKAATDNAGNLINDLQLVYNKARQASITNELNEIVAGAAAI; translated from the coding sequence ATGGCAGGTGCTAAAGAGATAAGAACCAAAATCGCAAGTGTAAAAAGTACTCAGAAAATTACTAAAGCGATGGAAATGGTTGCTGCCTCGAAAATGCGTAAAACGCAAGAACGTATGTCTTCTTCACGTCCTTATTCAGAAACAATACGTAACGTGATCAGCCATGTTTCAAAAGCAACGATCGGTTATAAACATCCATTTTTAGTGGATCGTGAAATTAAAAATGTGGGCATCATTGTAGTGTCCACAGATCGTGGTCTTTGTGGTGGTTTAAACGTTAACTTGTTTAAAACCGTATTAAATGAAATGAAAGGCTGGAAAGAAAAACACGTTTCTGTTCAGTTAAGTTTAATCGGTTCTAAATCTATCAACTTTTTCCAATCTATGGGTGTGAAGATTCTTACCCAAGATTCAGGTATTGGTGACGCGCCATCTGTTGAGCAATTGATTGGTTCTGTAAACTCAATGATTGATGCTTATAAGAAAGGTGATGTAGATGTGGTGTATTTGGTTTATAACAAATTCATCAACACAATGTCGCAAAAACCTGTGTTGGAAAAATTAATTCCATTACCAGAATTAGATAATGATGAATTAGGCGAAAGAAAACAAGTATGGGATTATATTTACGAACCTGATGCAAAAGTCTTATTAGATAATTTACTCATTCGTTATGTAGAATCTCAAGTTTATCAAGCGGCAGTTGAAAATCTTGCTTCTGAACAAGCAGCTCGAATGGTTGCAATGAAAGCGGCAACTGATAATGCGGGCAACTTAATTAACGACTTACAGTTAGTTTATAACAAAGCTCGTCAAGCAAGTATTACAAATGAATTAAATGAAATTGTTGCGGGTGCAGCAGCAATTTAA
- the atpD gene encoding F0F1 ATP synthase subunit beta, translated as MATGKIVQIIGAVIDVEFPQDAVPKVYDALNVDTGLVLEVQQQLGGGVVRCIAMGSSDGLKRGLSVTNTNNPISVPVGTKTLGRIMNVLGEPIDEQGPIGAEENWSIHRAPPSYEEQSNSTELLETGIKVIDLVCPFAKGGKVGLFGGAGVGKTVNMMELIRNIAIEHSGYSVFAGVGERTREGNDFYHEMKDSNVLDKVSLVYGQMNEPPGNRLRVALTGLTMAEKFRDEGRDVLFFVDNIYRYTLAGTEVSALLGRMPSAVGYQPTLAEEMGVLQERITSTKTGSITSVQAVYVPADDLTDPSPATTFAHLDSTVVLSRQIASLGIYPAVDPLESTSRQLDPLVVGEEHYNVARGVQTTLQRYKELKDIIAILGMDELSEEDKLVVARARKIERFLSQPFFVAEVFNSTPGKYVPLKETIRGFKGILDGEYDHIPEQAFYMAGTIDEVLEKAAKL; from the coding sequence ATGGCAACTGGAAAAATTGTACAAATCATCGGTGCGGTTATTGACGTTGAATTCCCACAAGATGCAGTACCAAAAGTATATGATGCCTTAAATGTTGATACAGGTTTAGTACTTGAAGTTCAACAACAACTAGGTGGTGGTGTAGTTCGCTGTATCGCAATGGGTTCATCTGATGGATTAAAACGTGGTTTAAGTGTAACTAATACAAATAACCCGATTTCTGTGCCTGTGGGTACAAAAACATTGGGTCGCATTATGAACGTATTGGGTGAACCAATCGATGAACAAGGCCCAATCGGCGCAGAAGAAAATTGGTCTATTCACCGTGCGCCACCAAGCTATGAAGAACAATCTAACAGTACTGAACTTTTAGAAACGGGTATTAAAGTTATCGACTTAGTATGTCCGTTTGCGAAAGGGGGTAAAGTTGGTTTATTCGGTGGTGCGGGTGTAGGTAAAACCGTTAATATGATGGAGTTAATCCGTAATATCGCAATTGAGCACTCAGGTTACTCAGTATTTGCTGGTGTAGGTGAGCGTACGCGTGAAGGTAACGATTTCTACCATGAAATGAAAGATTCTAATGTATTAGATAAAGTATCTCTTGTTTATGGTCAAATGAATGAGCCACCAGGTAACCGTCTGCGTGTTGCATTAACCGGCTTAACAATGGCTGAAAAATTCCGAGATGAGGGGCGTGACGTATTATTTTTCGTTGATAATATTTATCGTTATACCCTTGCTGGTACTGAAGTGTCAGCATTATTGGGTCGTATGCCATCTGCGGTAGGTTATCAACCGACACTTGCAGAAGAAATGGGTGTGCTTCAAGAGCGTATTACTTCAACTAAAACAGGTTCTATTACTTCTGTCCAAGCTGTTTACGTTCCTGCTGATGACTTAACTGACCCATCACCAGCAACAACATTTGCACACTTAGACTCAACAGTAGTATTAAGCCGTCAAATTGCATCTTTAGGTATTTATCCTGCGGTTGATCCATTAGAGTCAACTTCACGTCAATTAGATCCGTTAGTTGTTGGTGAAGAGCACTATAATGTTGCTCGTGGTGTTCAAACCACATTACAACGCTATAAAGAATTGAAAGATATCATCGCAATTCTTGGTATGGATGAGCTATCTGAAGAAGATAAATTAGTGGTAGCACGTGCACGTAAAATTGAACGTTTCTTATCACAACCATTCTTCGTTGCAGAAGTATTTAACAGCACCCCTGGTAAGTACGTACCATTAAAAGAAACTATCCGTGGCTTTAAAGGTATTTTAGATGGTGAATATGACCATATTCCAGAACAAGCGTTCTATATGGCGGGTACCATTGATGAAGTATTAGAAAAAGCTGCGAAACTATAA
- a CDS encoding F0F1 ATP synthase subunit epsilon, which translates to MSVFNLTVVSAEQQIFSGQVKSIQATGVEGELGILAGHTPLLTSIKPGIVKITLENGKEEVVYVSGGFLEVQPNVVTVLADTAIRGEELDGDRILAAKKRAEENIRSRHADANYEMLASKLSKELAKLRAYELTEKLVKNKR; encoded by the coding sequence ATGTCAGTATTTAACTTAACCGTAGTAAGTGCAGAACAGCAAATTTTTTCTGGTCAAGTAAAGAGTATTCAAGCAACAGGTGTTGAGGGTGAACTTGGGATTTTAGCAGGCCACACTCCTTTGTTAACCTCAATTAAACCGGGTATTGTAAAAATTACTCTTGAAAACGGAAAAGAAGAAGTTGTTTATGTTTCTGGTGGTTTTTTAGAAGTTCAACCAAATGTTGTTACTGTGTTAGCAGATACAGCTATTCGTGGTGAAGAGCTTGATGGTGATCGTATTTTAGCTGCGAAAAAACGCGCAGAGGAAAATATTCGTAGTCGTCACGCAGATGCAAATTATGAAATGTTGGCATCTAAACTGTCTAAAGAATTGGCGAAACTACGCGCCTATGAATTGACAGAAAAATTAGTGAAAAATAAACGCTAA
- the tusA gene encoding sulfurtransferase TusA, giving the protein MSKIRVTQTLDTLGLRCPEPVMLVRKHIRFLEEGDVLLVIADDPATTRDIPSFCQFMEHTLLKSEVENTPFQYWVKKGK; this is encoded by the coding sequence ATGAGCAAAATTAGAGTTACACAAACGTTAGATACTCTCGGCTTACGTTGTCCAGAGCCAGTGATGTTAGTCAGAAAACATATTCGCTTTTTAGAAGAAGGAGATGTGTTACTAGTGATCGCAGATGATCCTGCAACAACCAGAGATATTCCAAGTTTTTGCCAATTTATGGAACATACTTTATTGAAAAGTGAAGTTGAAAATACACCATTCCAATATTGGGTTAAAAAAGGAAAATAA
- a CDS encoding YigZ family protein — translation MIEYKIPKSAVVFEEEIKKSRFITYLQHVEGITEAKAFWQQIKLQHPQARHHCWATVAGAPNDSQQLGFSDDGEPAGTAGKPMLSALQGSYIGEICAVIVRYYGGVLLGTGGLVRAYSNGVQQALDLLETDVKVERASYRLCCDYTQINSIQLLCKKHDVVILDQQFADIVRFELGIRDDKLSTFEQALIERFSGQLQLERE, via the coding sequence ATGATTGAATATAAAATCCCGAAAAGTGCGGTCGTTTTTGAAGAAGAAATCAAAAAAAGTCGTTTTATTACTTATCTTCAGCATGTGGAAGGTATTACAGAGGCAAAAGCTTTTTGGCAGCAAATTAAATTACAACATCCACAAGCTCGCCATCATTGTTGGGCAACCGTGGCAGGGGCTCCAAATGATTCACAACAATTAGGATTTTCTGATGATGGCGAACCTGCAGGAACGGCAGGCAAACCTATGTTATCTGCTTTACAAGGTAGTTATATTGGTGAGATTTGTGCAGTGATTGTCCGTTATTATGGTGGAGTTTTATTAGGTACGGGTGGATTAGTTCGCGCTTATAGCAATGGTGTTCAACAAGCGTTAGATTTATTAGAAACTGATGTTAAAGTAGAGCGAGCTTCCTATAGATTATGCTGTGATTATACTCAAATTAATAGTATTCAATTATTGTGTAAGAAACACGATGTGGTGATTTTAGATCAACAATTTGCTGATATTGTAAGGTTTGAGTTAGGGATCAGAGATGATAAACTGTCGACATTTGAACAAGCTTTAATTGAACGTTTTAGTGGGCAGTTACAATTAGAAAGAGAGTAA